Proteins encoded by one window of Candidatus Stoquefichus sp. SB1:
- the dnaB gene encoding replicative DNA helicase has protein sequence MAREYPHDIEAERSLLGSMLISGDACQSILSLATKEDFYLDSHRLLFEAMQFIDSQNNPVDVTTLTSYLIDKKLLEKVGGVEYLLQLSESVPTTAHSEYYLKILNEKSLLRRLIQESTEIIDQAYGDIGNLNDFIGEAEKNFLNVTRDRNAGEFQDVKSVIQKVTDRLVMLQKSDGKISGVKTGYYDLDKLTSGFQKGDLIILAARPSVGKTAFALNVAYNVSYKSDEAVAVFSLEMPAEQLIQRIICSAGSLNAESLRSGSILKENNERYYAAADKVSKCNLYIDDTPGIRVGEIAAKCRRLKRDHGIKLIVIDYLQLISGPANSRESRQQEVSDISRQLKMIARELEVPVIALSQLSRSVEKRDNKRPVLSDLRESGAIEQDADIVSFIHREDYQDPKKEAETQGATDIIIAKHRNGALADIRLVFLKQYSKFANPARGDQQINPLEGVKDIRT, from the coding sequence ATGGCTAGAGAATATCCACATGATATAGAAGCAGAAAGATCTTTATTGGGATCAATGTTAATATCAGGTGATGCATGCCAAAGTATTTTAAGCCTTGCGACAAAGGAAGATTTTTATTTAGATAGCCATCGCCTTCTTTTTGAGGCTATGCAATTTATAGATAGTCAAAATAATCCTGTGGATGTAACAACATTGACATCTTATCTTATTGATAAGAAACTATTAGAAAAAGTTGGGGGAGTAGAATATTTATTGCAATTAAGTGAATCTGTTCCTACAACTGCTCACAGTGAGTATTATTTGAAGATTTTGAATGAAAAATCTTTGTTAAGAAGATTGATTCAAGAGTCAACTGAAATTATTGATCAGGCTTATGGTGATATAGGGAATTTAAATGATTTTATTGGTGAAGCAGAAAAAAACTTTTTAAATGTCACAAGAGATCGTAATGCTGGAGAATTTCAGGATGTAAAATCTGTTATTCAAAAGGTTACAGATCGACTTGTGATGTTACAAAAATCTGATGGAAAAATATCAGGTGTCAAAACAGGATACTATGATTTGGATAAATTAACATCAGGATTTCAAAAAGGTGATTTAATCATTTTAGCAGCAAGACCATCTGTAGGTAAAACTGCTTTTGCATTGAATGTGGCTTATAATGTATCTTATAAATCTGATGAAGCAGTTGCTGTTTTTTCATTGGAAATGCCTGCTGAACAATTAATTCAGCGTATTATTTGTTCGGCTGGTAGTCTGAATGCAGAATCTTTACGATCAGGTTCTATTTTAAAAGAGAATAATGAAAGATATTATGCAGCAGCAGATAAAGTTTCAAAATGTAATCTTTATATTGATGATACGCCTGGTATTCGTGTTGGGGAAATTGCTGCCAAGTGTCGTAGATTAAAGAGAGATCACGGCATTAAATTAATTGTTATTGACTATTTACAATTGATTTCAGGACCAGCCAATAGTCGAGAATCTCGTCAACAGGAAGTTTCAGATATATCAAGACAATTAAAAATGATTGCCAGAGAATTAGAAGTCCCTGTTATTGCATTAAGTCAGTTATCACGATCTGTTGAAAAACGTGATAATAAGCGACCAGTACTATCTGATTTAAGAGAGTCAGGAGCAATCGAACAAGATGCCGATATTGTTTCTTTTATTCATCGTGAAGATTATCAAGATCCTAAAAAAGAAGCAGAAACACAAGGGGCTACAGATATTATCATCGCTAAGCATCGTAATGGTGCTTTAGCAGATATTCGTCTTGTTTTCTTAAAACAGTATAGTAAATTTGCTAATCCTGCCCGTGGCGATCAGCAGATTAATCCACTTGAGGGTGTAAAAGATATAAGAACATAA
- a CDS encoding LytTR family transcriptional regulator DNA-binding domain-containing protein, with the protein MNIAIIDSDKNFCSHLSQMIKNLYNHELLVYVFDDIVDMENVDQEFKIIFLNADDPKISGLKYSKMNYDKIIVFIADTGKNMKKAFGPNVYAFILKTDDCVEAEVEEVLAMIIEQNYIVLNIHRENKYFFFKDILYVQYIGSNNVAFVYHNQQYIYKGCSLKKMQSLLKNQFIHVDQSTLVNKDKMIHFNGRQLYIDGIRQSFDVSVRNRTKIRKAMFRQ; encoded by the coding sequence ATGAATATAGCAATTATTGATAGTGATAAGAACTTTTGTAGTCATTTATCTCAAATGATTAAGAACTTATATAATCATGAACTATTGGTTTATGTTTTTGATGATATCGTTGATATGGAAAATGTAGACCAGGAGTTTAAAATTATATTTTTGAATGCAGATGATCCCAAAATATCAGGCTTAAAGTACAGTAAGATGAACTACGATAAAATTATAGTTTTTATCGCTGATACAGGTAAAAATATGAAAAAAGCATTTGGTCCAAATGTTTATGCATTTATATTAAAAACTGATGACTGTGTCGAAGCGGAAGTTGAAGAAGTACTAGCTATGATAATAGAGCAAAATTATATTGTATTGAATATTCATAGAGAGAACAAATATTTCTTTTTTAAAGATATACTCTATGTTCAATATATTGGTAGTAATAATGTTGCTTTTGTCTATCATAATCAACAATATATTTATAAAGGGTGTTCATTAAAGAAAATGCAATCTCTTTTAAAAAATCAATTTATCCATGTTGATCAATCAACACTTGTGAATAAAGACAAAATGATTCATTTTAATGGTCGTCAACTATATATAGATGGAATTAGACAGTCATTTGATGTAAGTGTCCGTAATAGAACTAAAATTAGAAAGGCAATGTTCAGACAATAA
- a CDS encoding ATP-binding cassette domain-containing protein, whose protein sequence is MKIELTNISKVIKNRIILQNVNMEMESGHIYAFVGTNGSGKTMLMRILCGLVYASEGKVICDGQEVNFHKRVPYSLGVIIEKPEFFNEMDAQENLMTLARLNHKIGIQEVSQAIEKVGLSASDTKKVGEYSLGMRQRLGIAQAVMESPDVIILDEPTSGLDEDGVQLIYHILKEEKAKGKLIIISSHQKEDIKELSDMIYLFKNQTVISNE, encoded by the coding sequence ATGAAAATAGAACTTACCAATATTTCCAAAGTCATTAAAAATAGAATTATATTACAAAATGTGAATATGGAAATGGAAAGTGGACATATTTATGCTTTTGTAGGAACGAACGGTAGTGGCAAAACAATGTTAATGAGAATATTATGTGGGCTTGTTTATGCAAGTGAAGGAAAAGTGATTTGTGATGGTCAAGAGGTTAATTTTCATAAAAGGGTTCCTTATTCTTTAGGTGTGATTATAGAAAAACCAGAGTTTTTTAATGAAATGGATGCACAAGAGAATTTGATGACACTAGCAAGATTAAATCATAAGATAGGGATACAAGAGGTTTCACAAGCTATTGAAAAGGTGGGTTTGAGTGCGAGTGATACAAAAAAAGTAGGTGAGTATTCATTAGGAATGCGACAAAGGCTAGGGATTGCTCAGGCAGTTATGGAAAGTCCTGATGTTATCATTTTAGATGAACCGACGAGTGGCTTAGATGAAGATGGTGTACAACTGATATATCATATTCTTAAAGAAGAAAAAGCCAAAGGGAAATTAATTATTATATCATCTCATCAAAAAGAAGATATTAAAGAATTGAGTGATATGATCTATTTGTTTAAGAATCAGACGGTGATATCTAATGAATAA